A stretch of Cicer arietinum cultivar CDC Frontier isolate Library 1 chromosome 5, Cicar.CDCFrontier_v2.0, whole genome shotgun sequence DNA encodes these proteins:
- the LOC101490177 gene encoding endo-1,4-beta-xylanase 1-like, whose protein sequence is MENSEKVDVGKLSENTTNTGRVSTDDENIIRNPQFEDGLNNWTGRGCKIVLHDSMGDGKILPKSGKLFASATERTQSWNGIQQEITGRVQRKIAYEVTALVRIFGNNVTTSDVRATLWVQKPDLREQYIGIANVQATDKDWAQMQGKFLLNDSPSKVVVYLEGPPAGTDILVNTLVIKHAAKTPPSTPPDFENVSFGVNIIDNSSLDNGTNGWFPLGNCTLNVGTGSPRIIPPMARDSLGPHESLSGRYILVTNRTQTWMGPAQMITEKLKLYLTYQVSAWVRIGSGSTGPQNVGISLSVDGQWVNGGQTEVADSRWHEIGGSFRIEKQPSNVMVYIQGPASGVDLMVAGVQIFPVNRQARFRYLKKQTDKIRKRDVTLKFSGLDSCEYTFVKVRQILNDFPIGSCINRTNIDNEDFVDFFVQHFNWAVFGNELKWYWTEPQKGNFNYNDADEMLDLCQKYKIDIRGHCIFWEVDSNVQQWIKSLNKNDLMTAVQNRLTGLLTRYKGKFKHYDVNNEMLHGSFYKDRLGKDIRANMFKTAHQLDPSATLFVNDYHVEDGCDTNSSPEKYIQQIIDLQDQGAPVGGIGIQGHIDSPVGPIVCSALDKLGSLGLPIWFTELDVSSTNEYVRGDDLEVMLREAMAHPAVDGVMLWGFWELFMSRDNSHLVNAEGDVNEAGKRFIALKQEWLSHSHGHADEKGEFNFRGFSGTYNVEVVSSEKITSKTFVVDKGDSSLVISIDL, encoded by the exons AACACAACAAACACAGGACGTGTTTCCACCGATGATGAAAACATCATAAGGAACCCTCAGTTTGAGGATGGCCTGAATAATTGGACTGGAAGAGGCTGCAAGATTGTGTTACATGATTCCATGGGAGATGGGAAAATCCTTCCGAAATCCGGGAAATTATTTGCATCTGCAACTGAACGCACTCAAAGCTGGAACGGAATTCAGCAAGAGATCACTGGACGAGTGCAGCGCAAGATTGCGTATGAAGTCACTGCTTTAGTTCGGATATTTGGGAATAATGTCACTACATCTGATGTACGTGCTACGTTATGGGTTCAAAAACCAGATCTCCGAGAGCAGTATATAGGCATTGCCAA TGTGCAGGCAACAGATAAAGATTGGGCTCAAATGCAGGGAAAGTTCCTTCTAAATGATTCCCCCTCAAAAGTAGTTGTTTATTTGGAAGGCCCTCCTGCAGGCACTGACATTCTTGTAAACACTTTGGTTATAAAGCATGCAGCAAAAACACCGCCTTCAACACCCCCTGATTTTGAG AATGTCTCTTTTGGGGTTAATATAATTGACAACAGCAGTCTGGATAATGGCACCAACGGGTGGTTTCCTCTTGGTAATTGTACTTTGAACGTTGGAACTGGTTCACCACGTATAATTCCACCGATGGCAAGAGACTCTCTTGGTCCTCATGAATCCCTGAGTGGGCGCTACATTCTTGTAACCAACCGTACACAAACATGGATGGGTCCTGCTCAGATGATCACTGAGAAATTGAAACTCTATTTAACTTATCAAGTATCTGCTTGGGTCCGGATTGGTTCCGGATCAACTGGGCCTCAGAATGTGGGTATTTCCCTTAGTGTTGATGGCCAGTGGGTCAATGGAGGACAAACTGAAGTCGCCGATAGCAGATGGCATGAAATTGGTGGTTCATTTAGAATTGAAAAACAGCCATCTAATGTTATGGTTTATATTCAAGGTCCTGCTTCTGGCGTCGACTTAATGGTTGCTGGAGTTCAAATTTTTCCTGTCAATAGGCAGGCAAGGTTTAGATATTTAAAGAAACAAACAGACAAG ATCCGTAAGCGTGATGTTACGTTGAAATTTTCCGGGTTGGACTCATGCGAGTATACATTTGTGAAAGTTAGACAAATATTGAACGATTTTCCAATTGGATCATGCATCAATAGAACAAATATTGACAATGAAGATTTTGTTGACTTCTTTGTTCAACATTTTAACTGGGCTGTATTTGGTAATGAGTTGAAGTGGTATTGGACAGAGCCACAAAAAGGGAATTTTAACTACAACGATGCCGATGAGATGTTAGACTTGTGTCAGAAGTACAAGATAGACATTCGTGGTCATTGTATCTTCTGGGAAGTAGACAGCAACGTTCAGCAATGGATCAAATCACTGAATAAAAACGATTTAATGACAGCTGTCCAAAATCGCTTAACCGGCTTATTGACTCGCTACAAAGGCAAGTTCAAGCACTATGATGTTAACAATGAAATGTTGCATGGTTCATTTTATAAGGATAGACTAGGTAAGGATATAAGGGCAAACATGTTCAAGACTGCACACCAACTAGATCCATCAGCTACCCTATTTGTGAATGATTATCATGTTGAAGATGGATGTGACACCAATTCATCTCCAGAAAAATACATTCAACAGATTATTGATTTGCAAGACCAAGGTGCACCAGTTGGAGGAATTGGAATTCAGGGTCATATTGATAGTCCTGTGGGGCCTATTGTTTGTTCCGCGCTCGATAAATTGGGCTCTCTTGGTCTACCAATCTGGTTCACCGAGCTTGACGTGTCTTCCACTAATGAATATGTCAGAGGCGATGATTTGGAAGTTATGCTGCGCGAAGCGATGGCACACCCTGCGGTAGACGGTGTAATGCTGTGGGGATTTTGGGAATTGTTTATGAGCCGAGACAACTCGCACTTGGTGAATGCAGAAGGTGATGTTAATGAAGCTGGGAAAAGATTCATTGCTCTTAAACAAGAGTGGTTATCTCATAGTCATGGTCATGCTGATGAGAAAGGGGAATTCAACTTCAGGGGATTTAGTGGTACGTACAATGTGGAAGTTGTTAGCTCAGAAAAGATAACTTCCAAGACATTCGTTGTTGACAAGGGTGACTCTTCATTGGTTATATCAATAGACTTGTAA